The proteins below are encoded in one region of Planctopirus limnophila DSM 3776:
- a CDS encoding trimeric intracellular cation channel family protein — protein sequence MSFLYFLEHLSVAFGAIAGVLAGRGKRVDLFGILVLGMVTATGGGTLRDLILDVPVFWLKDPNFVYTVVVASCLMFVTARYRKTPLKLLIFADAAGLAFVAIVGTSKTLSLGHAGIICIVMGVTSGVAGGIIRDVLCSEFPSIFRIDFYWYATAAFCGACCYLTLHLVQGPNPVNLIVSSALILILRLAALRYRWRLPEFRTHEDTHTVSEDKLPPVA from the coding sequence ATGTCGTTTCTGTATTTTCTTGAGCATCTTTCTGTCGCTTTTGGGGCCATTGCTGGTGTGCTTGCCGGCAGGGGAAAGCGAGTCGATCTGTTCGGGATTCTGGTGCTCGGAATGGTCACTGCGACTGGCGGAGGGACCCTACGAGACCTGATTCTCGACGTCCCGGTCTTCTGGTTGAAAGATCCGAATTTTGTTTACACGGTGGTGGTTGCATCGTGCCTGATGTTCGTGACGGCACGTTACCGCAAAACTCCCCTGAAGCTCCTGATCTTCGCCGATGCCGCTGGACTGGCGTTTGTCGCTATCGTGGGGACATCCAAGACGCTATCGCTGGGGCATGCGGGAATCATCTGCATTGTGATGGGCGTAACCAGCGGAGTCGCTGGTGGGATTATTCGAGATGTCCTCTGCAGCGAGTTCCCCAGCATCTTCCGCATTGATTTCTACTGGTACGCGACAGCAGCCTTTTGCGGTGCCTGCTGCTATCTGACACTTCACTTGGTGCAGGGGCCCAACCCCGTCAATCTCATCGTCTCCTCCGCCTTGATTCTCATCCTGAGACTGGCTGCTCTTCGATATCGCTGGCGGCTTCCCGAATTCCGCACGCACGAAGACACGCACACCGTATCAGAGGATAAGCTTCCACCAGTGGCATGA
- the hisH gene encoding imidazole glycerol phosphate synthase subunit HisH: MIGIVDYGMGNLRSVQKGFEKVGSTAHIVSTPAEIAAADRLVLPGVGAFRDAISELKRLDLIPAIKEHIAADKPFLGICLGLQMLFDVGYEDGEYQGLGIFRGSVQRFASREGLKIPHMGWNTIELKKAVPQLTGIPSDATFYFVHSYFVVPEDPSIIATTTTHGESFVSSVSRGNLLATQFHPEKSQNAGLRLLKNFARGLEGQVSAETSDKLPAISAQ, translated from the coding sequence ATGATCGGGATTGTCGATTATGGAATGGGGAACCTGAGAAGCGTCCAGAAGGGCTTCGAAAAGGTTGGTTCTACCGCCCATATTGTGAGTACGCCGGCAGAGATTGCTGCTGCTGATCGATTGGTTCTCCCCGGCGTGGGAGCCTTCCGCGATGCGATCAGCGAACTTAAGCGTCTCGATCTGATCCCTGCGATCAAGGAGCATATCGCAGCAGATAAGCCATTTCTTGGGATTTGCCTCGGCCTGCAAATGCTGTTTGATGTGGGATATGAAGACGGCGAATATCAGGGCCTGGGGATTTTTCGTGGCAGCGTACAGCGTTTCGCTTCTCGTGAAGGGCTGAAGATTCCTCACATGGGTTGGAATACCATTGAACTTAAGAAAGCTGTCCCGCAACTGACTGGTATCCCCTCAGATGCTACCTTCTATTTTGTCCACAGTTACTTTGTGGTTCCAGAAGATCCATCCATCATTGCGACAACCACGACACATGGTGAGAGTTTTGTGTCCTCTGTTTCGCGAGGAAATCTGCTGGCAACACAGTTTCATCCCGAGAAGAGCCAGAACGCCGGGCTCAGACTATTGAAGAATTTTGCTCGAGGTCTGGAAGGTCAAGTTTCTGCGGAAACTTCCGATAAGTTGCCAGCCATCTCCGCTCAATGA
- the hisA gene encoding 1-(5-phosphoribosyl)-5-[(5-phosphoribosylamino)methylideneamino]imidazole-4-carboxamide isomerase has translation MEILPAIDLRGGKCVRLRQGDYALETVFGDDPVAMAQKWAATGADRLHLVDLDGAKAGYPVNHEIVRAIVSELSIPCELGGGFRSEESVRFMLEDVGLDRAIIGTQALKEPAWFKSLVEKYPGRIALGLDARDGKVATAGWLEVSAVSALELASQFVDLPLAAVIYTNIANDGMMQGVDEGTIADMQRLADLGFSVIASGGVTTLDDVRRLEAVHKQQPNLVGAIIGRAIYEGTIRVEEAVALTR, from the coding sequence ATGGAAATTCTGCCGGCAATCGATTTGCGTGGAGGCAAATGTGTGCGACTTCGCCAGGGTGATTATGCCCTGGAGACCGTTTTTGGTGATGACCCGGTCGCCATGGCCCAAAAATGGGCAGCCACAGGTGCAGACCGGCTTCATCTGGTCGATCTTGATGGAGCGAAAGCCGGATATCCGGTGAATCATGAAATCGTGAGAGCGATTGTCAGTGAGCTGTCGATTCCCTGTGAGTTGGGAGGAGGTTTTCGTTCCGAGGAATCCGTGCGATTCATGCTGGAAGATGTTGGCCTGGACCGCGCGATTATTGGTACACAGGCACTCAAAGAACCGGCGTGGTTCAAATCGTTAGTGGAAAAGTATCCCGGGAGAATTGCCCTGGGATTGGATGCTCGCGATGGCAAAGTGGCCACGGCAGGTTGGCTCGAAGTCTCGGCCGTTTCGGCACTGGAATTAGCTTCGCAATTTGTCGATCTCCCGCTCGCAGCTGTAATCTATACCAACATTGCCAACGATGGGATGATGCAAGGTGTCGACGAAGGGACCATTGCCGACATGCAGCGTCTGGCCGATCTGGGCTTTTCCGTGATTGCTTCAGGTGGGGTGACGACTCTGGACGATGTGCGGCGTCTGGAGGCTGTTCATAAGCAGCAGCCCAATCTGGTCGGAGCAATTATCGGTCGCGCGATTTACGAAGGAACGATTCGCGTCGAAGAGGCGGTGGCTCTCACGCGCTGA
- a CDS encoding PP2C family protein-serine/threonine phosphatase produces the protein MPSWNRSQNPPDVLPPSIIMGLVIACALPLVTNLFGIRWGINPVDAGPALQQVRGEIIVTLLSWTAACTGVVTAVSAFSMFRLRGDVTTPILGTALLFCGLMDAANALAINGILVSASDPSRFADFTDAMTRLTYALIITLGTAPFALGFITPEWSGSRNNRNAGFLICAAIVFGLGAFSIVELCAWIPELPKTVFPASSIPRPLDAFTLIIYLITGIFFLPRFYKQYPSLFSHGLLLSVIPHILLQMYMAFGSRRFDDNAAVIAHYLKIVGYLVPFIGLLCDYSRVSQVEAKMLSTEAQLQLARQLQQALLPREAPVIKNYQVAGFSIPAEAVGGDYFDYLVYNDGSIGLVIADVSGHDLGASILMSQTRAFLRADLSVGHDPAIIAERLNRFLCDGDILGHRFVSLFFARLIPEEHELRYIAAGQPGVVLFPDGGTQALSPTGPVLGFDPHCQFVQEQTKLPPGSLLLLYTDGITETTDTSGLALGTQPLYELLHAGQGQSAEHLTSVIKTAVLRHAGERGPVDDLTCLLLKRSPQEASIPLNIGASLAHATKG, from the coding sequence ATGCCGAGCTGGAATCGTTCACAGAATCCTCCCGATGTCCTTCCTCCATCGATCATCATGGGGTTAGTCATCGCCTGCGCACTCCCTTTGGTGACCAATCTCTTCGGTATTCGCTGGGGCATCAATCCGGTTGACGCAGGGCCGGCCCTTCAGCAGGTTCGTGGCGAGATCATTGTCACACTGCTCTCATGGACAGCTGCTTGTACCGGTGTTGTGACAGCCGTCAGCGCGTTTTCCATGTTTCGTCTCCGGGGAGATGTCACCACACCCATTCTTGGGACAGCACTGTTGTTCTGCGGTTTGATGGATGCTGCCAACGCACTGGCGATCAATGGAATCCTGGTCTCGGCTTCAGATCCCTCACGATTTGCTGACTTTACTGATGCCATGACGCGCCTGACCTATGCCTTGATCATTACTTTAGGGACTGCTCCATTCGCCCTGGGGTTCATCACACCCGAATGGAGTGGATCCAGGAATAACCGCAACGCAGGTTTTCTGATTTGTGCCGCGATCGTGTTCGGACTCGGTGCATTCTCGATTGTCGAACTCTGTGCCTGGATTCCGGAGTTGCCCAAAACAGTGTTCCCTGCATCTTCGATCCCCAGGCCTCTCGATGCGTTCACATTGATCATTTACCTCATCACTGGAATATTTTTTCTACCACGTTTTTACAAGCAGTATCCCAGCCTGTTCTCACATGGTCTGCTGCTGAGCGTGATCCCCCATATTCTACTGCAAATGTATATGGCCTTTGGATCTCGCCGGTTCGACGACAATGCGGCAGTCATCGCTCATTATCTGAAGATCGTCGGCTATCTCGTCCCATTTATTGGTCTGCTCTGCGATTACTCTCGTGTCTCGCAGGTCGAAGCCAAAATGTTGAGTACCGAAGCCCAACTTCAATTGGCTCGCCAATTGCAGCAGGCACTTCTTCCCAGAGAAGCACCAGTCATCAAGAACTATCAGGTGGCAGGTTTTTCAATCCCAGCAGAAGCTGTGGGAGGAGATTACTTCGACTATCTGGTTTATAACGATGGATCGATTGGCCTGGTGATTGCCGATGTCAGTGGTCACGACCTGGGTGCTTCGATCCTCATGTCTCAGACGCGTGCATTTCTACGTGCTGATCTGAGTGTGGGTCACGATCCAGCGATCATTGCCGAACGTCTCAATCGATTTCTCTGCGATGGAGATATTCTCGGCCACAGGTTTGTCAGTCTGTTTTTTGCTCGACTGATTCCCGAAGAACACGAATTGCGTTACATCGCTGCAGGTCAACCGGGCGTTGTTCTATTCCCCGATGGTGGAACTCAAGCCCTGTCACCCACTGGCCCCGTGCTGGGGTTTGATCCTCATTGTCAGTTCGTTCAAGAACAAACGAAATTGCCGCCCGGCAGTCTGCTGCTCCTTTACACGGATGGCATCACTGAAACGACAGATACCTCGGGACTTGCTCTGGGGACACAGCCTCTGTACGAGTTACTGCATGCCGGGCAAGGCCAGTCGGCTGAACACCTCACGAGTGTGATCAAAACGGCTGTCCTGAGGCATGCCGGCGAACGCGGCCCGGTGGATGACCTGACCTGTCTTTTGCTGAAGCGATCTCCGCAGGAAGCGAGTATACCGCTGAATATCGGAGCATCTCTCGCGCATGCCACGAAAGGCTAA
- a CDS encoding sigma-54-dependent transcriptional regulator, which produces MTSNKLRVLFVDDEAAIRSVMKIELPRMGHDVTFCEDGESALKVLENHTFDAAIVDLRMPGISGWDVIDHIKKVSPETEVIISTGHGDLEAAIQAVRKGAYDFLPKPCKLFEISAALKRVAEKRTLTNKAIALETRLKAVEGAPDIIGKTPSMQRVKRMIEKIAPTDSAVLILGETGTGKELVARRVHELSHRAQMPFVAVNCGALPDNLVESELFGHRKGAFTGADTPRKGLIEVANGGTLFLDELGELDKSMQVKLLRFLESGEVRRVGENEAFHVDVRIVCATNRDLESMVREGAFREDLFFRVNTFEIRLPPLRERKEDLPDVSRNLIARHLKRRDVPPEILAPETIEALQSHDWSGNIRELANALEHAVILADGGVILPEHLPGAITRQRSAVLTGNKAVEAAFSSGSPKTLREIEMEVIYQVLEKHKGDKVKVAAELGIALKTLYNKLNGDQTRAAS; this is translated from the coding sequence ATGACATCAAACAAACTGCGTGTGCTGTTCGTGGATGATGAGGCGGCTATCCGCAGTGTGATGAAGATCGAATTGCCACGCATGGGGCACGATGTCACATTTTGCGAAGATGGTGAATCCGCACTCAAGGTGCTGGAGAATCATACCTTCGATGCTGCGATTGTGGATCTGCGGATGCCAGGGATCAGTGGCTGGGATGTGATTGATCACATCAAAAAAGTTTCTCCGGAAACTGAAGTGATTATCAGTACGGGTCATGGTGATCTTGAGGCGGCCATTCAGGCTGTTCGCAAGGGGGCTTACGATTTTCTGCCCAAGCCCTGCAAGCTGTTTGAGATTTCTGCTGCATTAAAAAGAGTTGCTGAAAAACGGACTCTCACCAATAAAGCGATTGCTCTGGAAACGCGATTGAAGGCGGTCGAAGGAGCACCAGATATCATTGGCAAAACGCCATCGATGCAGCGTGTCAAACGGATGATCGAAAAGATTGCTCCGACAGATTCGGCTGTGTTAATTCTGGGTGAGACCGGGACTGGCAAGGAACTGGTGGCTCGTCGGGTGCATGAGTTAAGCCATCGTGCTCAGATGCCGTTTGTGGCTGTGAATTGTGGAGCGCTCCCGGATAACCTGGTGGAGAGCGAACTGTTCGGCCACCGGAAAGGTGCCTTCACCGGGGCGGATACACCTCGGAAAGGACTCATCGAGGTGGCGAACGGAGGGACGCTCTTCCTGGATGAACTGGGAGAACTCGATAAGTCGATGCAGGTCAAGCTGCTGAGATTTTTAGAGTCTGGTGAAGTTCGTCGTGTGGGTGAGAACGAAGCTTTTCATGTGGATGTTCGCATCGTCTGTGCAACAAATCGTGACCTCGAATCGATGGTTCGCGAAGGAGCTTTTCGGGAAGATTTGTTCTTTCGTGTGAATACGTTCGAGATTCGGCTCCCTCCGCTGCGCGAACGGAAAGAAGATCTTCCAGATGTGTCTCGCAATCTGATTGCCAGACATCTCAAACGGCGTGACGTGCCACCCGAGATTCTGGCACCAGAGACGATCGAAGCATTGCAATCACACGACTGGAGTGGAAACATTCGTGAACTCGCCAATGCATTGGAGCATGCGGTGATTCTGGCTGACGGTGGAGTGATCCTTCCCGAGCATCTTCCCGGCGCGATCACCCGTCAGCGATCTGCCGTTCTGACTGGCAATAAGGCAGTAGAAGCTGCGTTTTCCAGCGGTTCTCCCAAGACCTTGCGGGAGATTGAAATGGAAGTCATCTATCAGGTTCTGGAGAAGCACAAAGGTGACAAAGTCAAGGTGGCTGCCGAGTTGGGCATAGCTCTTAAGACGTTATACAACAAGCTCAACGGTGATCAGACTCGTGCTGCCAGTTGA